The Trypanosoma brucei gambiense DAL972 chromosome 10, complete sequence genome has a segment encoding these proteins:
- a CDS encoding 40S ribosomal protein S24E, putative: MVFQKKKAEVTVRTSQFKVNKLLNRKQFVVEVNHPGWCGTVPAKLIRNRLASLYKVADENQISVFGFKTKFGGGKTTGFGLIYDDLAAMKRIEPNYRKARLGMGKKKLPARKSVKERRNRNKKIRGKAKGKMQTKKK, from the coding sequence ATGGTCTTCCAGAAGAAGAAGGCAGAGGTGACGGTGCGAACCTCGCAGTTCAAGGTGAACAAACTGCTGAACCGCAAGCAATTCGTTGTTGAGGTGAACCACCCCGGGTGGTGCGGCACTGTTCCCGCGAAACTCATTCGCAACCGCCTCGCGTCGCTCTACAAGGTCGCTGACGAGAACCAAATTTCCGTCTTTGGCTTCAAGACGAAATTCGGTGGCGGGAAAACGACTGGTTTCGGTCTTATCTATGATGACCTTGCTGCCATGAAGCGCATTGAGCCCAACTACCGTAAGGCTCGCCTGGGTATGGGTAAGAAGAAGCTTCCGGCTCGTAAGTCAGTGAAGGAACGCCGCAACCGAAACAAGAAGATTCGTGGCAAGGCGAAGGGCAAGATGCAGACAAAGAAGAAGTAA